In Triticum urartu cultivar G1812 chromosome 6, Tu2.1, whole genome shotgun sequence, the following proteins share a genomic window:
- the LOC125514261 gene encoding trihelix transcription factor GT-3b-like, translating to MTWRRQCGRGQSRSHQPAGVNRRGSSRGVAKENTSAKETNGCCMQKLALATPSTPTSTNTRSRVGAPFINPQPLQRPMVNERCVRQAGESTSEHNHNHITQSSTVRGGSMQRQRFGSDEGPGRNPAEERRLKRPATESEETAGGDDDDLPPGTRRKMKDAQQKTRPSGSPAAGAASASSVRAVLQDFLEQQQRLDAQRQEAAARHAQERLALEQQWRQEMQRLERERLMLEQAWREREEQRRMREEARAERRDALLTSLLNKLSRDDF from the coding sequence ATGACGTGGCGTCGCCAGTGTGGACGGGGGCAAAGCCGTTCTCACCAGCCGGCGGgtgtgaaccggcgagggagttCGAGAGGCGTCGCAAAAGAGAACACGAGCGCgaaggagaccaacggctgctgCATGCAAAAGCTGGCCCTGGCGACCCCTTCCACACCCACCAGCACCAACACGCGTAGCCGCGTAGGCGCACCCTTTATCAACCCGCAGCCTCTGCAACGGCCGATGGTGAACGAACGCTGCGTGCGGCAGGCCGGCGAGAGCACGAGCGAGCACAATCACAATCACATCACGCAGTCTTCCACGGTGCGCGGCGGGAGCATGCAACGGCAGCGCTTCGGGTCTGACGAAGGGCCGGGACGGAACCCCGCCGAGGAGAGGAGGCTCAAGAGACCCGCGACCGAGTCCGAGGAGACCgccggcggcgacgacgacgacctGCCCCCGGGAACCAGGAGGAAGATGAAGGACGCGCAGCAGAAGACGAGGCCGAGCGGCAGCCCCGCGGCCGGCGCGGCgtcggcgtcctccgtccgcgcCGTGCTGCAGGACTTcctggagcagcagcagcggctggACGCGCAgcggcaggaggcggcggcgcggcacgCGCAGGAGCGGCTGGCCTTGGAGCAGCAGTGGCGGCAGGAGATGCAGAGGCTGGAGCGGGAGCGGCTGATGCTGGAGCAGGCGTGGCGGGAGCGCGAGGAGCAGAGGAGGATGAGGGAGGAGGCCAGGGCCGAGCGGAGGGACGCGCTCCTCACCAGCCTGCTCAACAAACTCTCGCGCGATGACTTTTAG
- the LOC125514260 gene encoding pentatricopeptide repeat-containing protein OTP51, chloroplastic, translating to MASTSYCATPSPSLRCSAAFFPTFASPPPALRFAVPPLLPRRLAISPPRVRIPAVASALESLVHESDDEDEEDDGSGLFKDEAWASADERDAVRSPELVVPELEELPEQWRRSRIAWLCKELPAYKHSTFTRILNAQRKWLTQEDATYVAVHCLRIRDNDAAFRVFSWMERQHWYRFNFALATRVADFLGREGKVEKCREMFEAMVKQGRVPAESTFHILTVAYLSTPRGRCLEHACTIYNQMIQMGGYKPRLSLHNSLFRALVSKTGGTAKHNLRQAEFVYHNLVTTNLEVHKEVYAGLIWLHSYQDVIDRDRIIALRKEMKQAGFDESIDVLVSVMRAFSKEGRVQETEATWHEILQRGSELPAQAYVCRMEVYARTGEPMKSLDIFREMKRQSIPPNVATYHKIIEIMANAEEIDVAEQLMDEFSESHMKHLMPAFLALMYMYLDLDMHEKLELTFSKCLARCRPNRILYIIYLESLIRAGNVEKAEEVFDEMHKKGTIGTNAKSCNIMLRGYISAEDYQKAEKVYDMMCKKKYDVQEDLLEELQTGLRLGKKVAVKPKPVSIKLDQEQREILIGLLLGGTQIESHAQRGVHIVHFKFQEDSDAHSVLRVHIHERFFEWLTSASRSFEDESKIPYEFSTIPHLHFGFFADQFFLKGQPVLPKLIHRWLSPRVLAYWFMFGGLKLSSGDIVLKVSGGNSEGVERIVNSLHAQSLPSKVKRKGQFFWIGFQGSNADSFWKVIEPYVLDGFLGLTTQESGTAGSGDDQETDTDSDDDAHKYGSEE from the exons ATGGCCTCCACCTCCTACTGCGCCACTCCATCTCCGTCCCTACGATGCTCTGCCGCCTTCTTCCCCACCTTCGCCTCTCCGCCTCCCGCCCTCCGCTTCGCCGTCCCTCCGCTCCTCCCCCGCCGTCTCGCCATATCCCCACCGAGAGTTCGAATTCCGGCGGTGGCGTCAGCGCTGGAGTCCCTAGTGCATGAGTCCGATGACGAGGACGAGGAGGACGACGGGTCTGGGCTGTTCAAGGACGAGGCGTGGGCGTCGGCGGACGAGAGGGACGCGGTGCGGTCCCCGGAGCTGGTGGTGCCCGAGCTGGAGGAGCTGCCCGAGCAGTGGCGCCGCTCCAGGATTGCCTGGCTCTGCAAGGAGCTCCCCGCCTACAAGCACTCCACCTTCACCCGCATCCTCAACGCCCAGCGCAAGTGGCTCACCCAGGAGGACGCCACCTACGTCGCCGTACACTGCCTCCGCATCCGCGACAACGACGCCGCCTTCCGG GTGTTTAGCTGGATGGAGCGGCAGCACTGGTACCGCTTCAACTTTGCGCTTGCCACAAGGGTGGCGGATTTTCTCGGCAGGGAAGGCAAGGTTGAGAAATGCCGGGAGATGTTTGAGGCAATGGTCAAGCAGGGCCGTGTGCCTGCCGAGTCCACCTTCCACATACTGACCGTTGCGTACCTCAGTACGCCCAGGGGACGGTGCCTCGAGCACGCTTGCACTATCTACAACCAGATGATACAGATGGGCGGCTACAAGCCTCGCCTCAGCCTTCACAACTCATTGTTCCGCGCACTTGTGAGTAAGACAGGAGGAACTGCAAAGCACAACCTCAGGCAGGCTGAGTTTGTCTACCACAATCTTGTCACCACCAATCTTGAGGTGCACAAGGAGGTCTATGCTGGGCTCATCTGGCTTCACAGCTACCAAGATGTCATTGATAGAGACAGGATCATAGCTCTTAGGAAGGAAATGAAGCAGGCTGGTTTTGATGAGAGTATTGATGTGCTGGTGTCAGTCATGCGGGCTTTCTCCAAAGAAGGGAGGGTTCAAGAAACAGAGGCAACATGGCATGAAATTCTCCAGAGGGGTTCAGAACTTCCTGCTCAGGCCTATGTCTGCCGAATGGAGGTTTATGCTCGAACTGGTGAGCCTATGAAATCCCTGGATATATTCAGAGAAATGAAGAGGCAAAGTATACCCCCAAACGTTGCAACTTATCATAAGATAATTGAGATAATGGCAAATGCTGAGGAGATAGATGTTGCGGAACAACTTATGGATGAATTTTCTGAGAGTCATATGAAGCATCTGATGCCAGCATTTCTTGCCCTGATGTACATGTATTTGGATCTTGATATGCATGAGAAATTAGAATTAACATTCTCGAAATGCCTTGCTAGGTGCCGTCCAAATAGAATCTTGTACATCATCTATCTAGAATCACTGATAAGGGCTGGAAATGTCGAGAAAGCTGAGGAGGTCTTCGATGAAATGCACAAAAAAGGGACGATAGGTACTAATGCAAAATCTTGCAACATCATGCTAAGAGGTTATATTTCTGCAGAAGACTATCAGAAAGCTGAAAAGGTTTATGATATGATGTGTAAAAAGAAGTATGATGTACAAGAGGATTTGTTGGAAGAACTTCAGACTGGCCTCCGTCTTGGTAAGAAAGTCGCTGTTAAGCCAAAACCCGTGAGCATCAAATTGGATCAAGAGCAGCGTGAGATTTTGATTGGTTTGCTTCTGGGAGGCACACAGATTGAATCTCATGCACAGAGAGGGGTCCATATTGTCCATTTTAAGTTCCAGGAAGATTCTGATGCCCATTCGGTCTTAAGGGTGCACATTCATGAGCGTTTCTTTGAATGGCTGACTTCAGCAAGCAGATCATTTGAGGATGAGAGCAAGATACCTTATGAGTTCTCAACCATACCTCATTTACATTTCGGTTTCTTTGCTGACCAGTTCTTTCTAAAAGGCCAGCCTGTTCTCCCAAAGCTTATCCACAGGTGGTTATCTCCACGTGTTCTAGCGTATTGGTTCATGTTTGGAGGCCTCAAACTCTCGTCAGGTGATATCGTTCTCAAGGTCAGTGGTGGGAACAGTGAGGGTGTTGAAAGAATTGTAAACTCCTTGCATGCACAGTCCTTACCTAGTAAAGTGAAGAGGAAAGGGCAATTCTTCTGGATAGGTTTTCAGGGGAGCAATGCCGATTCTTTCTGGAAAGTTATAGAACCTTATGTATTGGACGGTTTCTTGGGTTTGACAACACAGGAAAGCGGCACTGCAGGTTCTGGTGATGACCAAGAAACTGATACTGATTCTGATGATGATGCTCATAAGTATGGAAGTGAAGAGTGA